One Sinorhizobium arboris LMG 14919 genomic region harbors:
- the virB11 gene encoding P-type DNA transfer ATPase VirB11, whose amino-acid sequence MQTEAAPQLRFLLEPVLGWLEEPRTEEVAINRPGEAFVRQAGGFAKYPLPLTYDDLEDIAILAGALRKQDVGPRSPLCATELPNGERLQICLPPAVPSGTVSLTIRRPGSRVPELKEVASRYDASRWNQWRSRKQRQAEQDERILEHYDRGDLEGFLHACVTARLTMLLCGHTGSGKTTMSKTLIGAIPPQERLITIEDTLELVIPHENHVRLLYSKDGTGLGAVTAEQLLQASLRMRPDRILLGELRDDAAWAYLSEVVSGHPGSISTIHGADPVQAFKKLFSLVKSSSQGAALEDRTLIDMLSAAIDVIVPFRTYGEIYEVGEIWLAADARRRGETVADLLNQH is encoded by the coding sequence ATGCAGACGGAGGCAGCTCCACAATTGCGTTTTCTCCTTGAACCAGTTTTGGGATGGCTTGAGGAGCCAAGGACCGAAGAAGTCGCGATTAATAGACCTGGAGAGGCTTTCGTTCGTCAGGCCGGCGGCTTCGCAAAATATCCGTTACCGCTCACCTACGATGATCTTGAAGACATCGCGATCTTGGCAGGAGCGTTAAGAAAGCAGGATGTCGGACCGCGAAGTCCTCTGTGCGCCACCGAACTGCCAAATGGAGAGCGGCTTCAAATCTGTTTACCGCCCGCTGTGCCATCGGGCACCGTCAGCCTGACAATTCGGCGCCCCGGGTCCCGTGTTCCGGAGCTCAAGGAAGTCGCGTCCCGGTATGATGCTTCGCGATGGAATCAATGGCGCTCGCGCAAGCAGCGCCAAGCTGAACAGGACGAACGGATTCTTGAGCACTACGACCGAGGTGATCTGGAGGGATTCCTGCATGCATGCGTGACTGCTCGGCTGACGATGCTGCTCTGCGGGCACACGGGTAGCGGCAAGACGACCATGAGCAAGACTTTGATCGGCGCCATCCCGCCGCAGGAGAGACTCATCACAATCGAAGACACGCTCGAGCTCGTAATTCCGCATGAGAACCATGTAAGGCTACTCTATTCGAAGGATGGAACAGGTTTAGGCGCGGTCACGGCAGAACAGCTGCTGCAGGCCAGCCTGCGCATGCGACCGGATCGAATTCTGCTCGGCGAGCTGCGCGACGATGCCGCTTGGGCTTATCTCAGCGAAGTCGTTTCTGGCCATCCAGGATCAATCTCCACCATACATGGGGCCGATCCTGTTCAGGCGTTCAAAAAGCTCTTTTCGCTCGTCAAGAGCAGCTCGCAGGGGGCTGCTCTTGAAGACCGCACGCTGATTGATATGCTTTCCGCCGCCATCGATGTCATTGTTCCGTTCCGTACCTACGGTGAGATCTATGAGGTCGGCGAGATTTGGCTTGCGGCCGACGCCCGCCGACGCGGAGAGACCGTGGCTGACCTTCTCAACCAGCATTAG
- a CDS encoding type IV secretion system protein VirB8 gives MKGPEHALLVEREALAAHYKEVEAFQTARAKSARRLSKALVVTAAVAVLGNVAQAFTIATLVPLNKLVPVYLWVRPDGTVDSEVSVSRLPATQEEAVVNASLWQYVRLRESYTADTAQYAYDLVSSFSAPAVRQEYQEFFNYPNPESPQVVIGKRGRLEVEHIASNDITPGVQQIRYKRTLVLEGQMPVVSTWTATVRYEKVTSLPGRSRLTNPGGLLVTSYETSEDSVSNLGGNQP, from the coding sequence ATGAAGGGCCCTGAACACGCTCTGCTGGTGGAGAGAGAAGCATTGGCTGCCCACTATAAGGAAGTGGAAGCCTTTCAAACTGCACGTGCGAAGTCGGCACGGCGTCTCTCGAAGGCGCTGGTCGTCACCGCGGCGGTCGCTGTTCTTGGAAATGTCGCACAGGCTTTTACTATCGCCACCCTGGTTCCGCTAAATAAGCTTGTGCCTGTTTATCTTTGGGTACGCCCCGATGGTACAGTTGACAGTGAAGTGTCCGTCTCACGCCTGCCGGCGACGCAAGAGGAGGCAGTTGTGAATGCCTCACTCTGGCAATATGTGCGCCTGCGCGAGAGCTATACAGCGGACACGGCTCAGTATGCCTATGACCTCGTATCAAGTTTCAGCGCTCCGGCCGTGCGACAGGAATATCAAGAGTTCTTCAACTACCCCAATCCAGAATCGCCGCAAGTCGTAATTGGCAAGCGCGGCAGGCTGGAGGTCGAGCACATCGCCTCGAATGATATCACGCCGGGCGTGCAACAAATTCGCTACAAGCGTACGCTCGTCCTGGAGGGGCAGATGCCGGTGGTGAGTACTTGGACGGCAACAGTTCGCTACGAAAAAGTGACAAGCCTGCCCGGCCGATCGAGGCTGACCAATCCGGGGGGCTTACTTGTTACCTCCTATGAAACCTCGGAGGATTCCGTTTCGAACCTGGGGGGCAATCAACCATGA
- a CDS encoding LysR family transcriptional regulator, protein MRFKGLDLNLLVALDALMTERKLTAAARRINLSQPAMSAAIGRLRTYFGDELFIMQGRELIPTPRAEALAPAIRDTLLHIQVSIISWDVFNPATSQRRFRIILSDFMLLVFFEKVVERVARDAPGVGFELLALDDDPNDLLRRGELDFLIMPELYMSNEHPKADLFEERFVCVGCPTNQHLTRPLSFEKYMSMGHVSGTFGWTLKPSLEEWLLLEHRLKRRVEVSAPGFSLLPSLLTGTERIATIPLRLARHFAKTMPLMIVELPLPLPAFTEAVQWPGLHNRDQASMWMREIMLQEAARIESPSETC, encoded by the coding sequence ATGCGTTTTAAGGGCCTGGATCTCAATCTCCTCGTAGCGCTCGACGCTCTGATGACCGAACGCAAGCTCACGGCCGCGGCGCGCCGGATCAACCTCAGTCAGCCGGCTATGAGCGCGGCCATCGGCCGCCTACGTACCTATTTCGGCGACGAGCTGTTTATAATGCAGGGCCGCGAGCTTATCCCAACACCACGTGCCGAAGCCCTTGCTCCGGCAATCCGCGACACCCTGCTGCACATCCAGGTTTCCATCATTTCCTGGGACGTGTTCAACCCGGCGACGTCGCAGCGCCGCTTCAGGATCATCCTGTCCGATTTCATGCTGCTTGTGTTCTTTGAGAAGGTTGTCGAGCGTGTGGCGCGGGACGCTCCCGGCGTCGGCTTCGAGCTGCTGGCTCTCGATGATGATCCCAATGACCTGCTGCGACGCGGTGAACTCGATTTTCTGATCATGCCGGAACTGTATATGTCGAACGAGCATCCCAAAGCGGATCTGTTCGAGGAGAGATTCGTATGCGTCGGCTGCCCTACGAACCAGCATCTAACCCGGCCGCTTTCCTTCGAAAAGTATATGTCGATGGGGCATGTTTCAGGCACGTTCGGGTGGACGCTGAAGCCCTCTCTCGAGGAATGGCTATTGCTTGAGCATCGTCTCAAGAGACGCGTCGAGGTCTCCGCGCCCGGCTTTAGCTTGCTACCGTCGTTGCTGACAGGCACGGAGCGTATAGCGACGATACCCTTGCGGCTCGCCCGTCATTTTGCAAAGACAATGCCGCTAATGATCGTCGAGCTTCCGCTACCACTTCCAGCATTCACTGAGGCGGTCCAGTGGCCCGGCCTCCACAACAGGGATCAGGCAAGCATGTGGATGCGGGAGATCATGCTACAGGAGGCTGCCCGGATCGAATCTCCATCCGAGACTTGCTAG
- a CDS encoding transposase, whose amino-acid sequence MADESNTGLVAASEAAAETKAPTAKKQRSPRRQKATEQVKDSKATATAAKAKKYSEQERSDKLKLIETEVAQRDSTLKDAIKRAGISEQTYYQWKRAAKPVEQKAATPVPAGDELADLVQLEKENQRLRNLLAEKLRTENAELRKRLGLD is encoded by the coding sequence GTGGCTGACGAGAGTAACACAGGACTAGTTGCCGCGTCTGAAGCGGCCGCCGAAACGAAAGCACCGACTGCTAAAAAACAGAGGTCGCCACGGCGTCAAAAAGCTACCGAACAGGTTAAGGATTCAAAGGCAACGGCTACGGCTGCTAAGGCTAAGAAGTACAGCGAGCAAGAAAGGTCCGATAAGCTCAAGCTCATCGAGACGGAAGTCGCCCAACGCGATAGCACGCTGAAGGACGCAATCAAGCGCGCCGGGATATCCGAGCAAACCTACTATCAGTGGAAACGAGCTGCAAAGCCTGTTGAGCAAAAGGCCGCGACGCCGGTGCCGGCTGGCGATGAGTTGGCAGACCTCGTTCAACTCGAAAAGGAAAACCAGAGGCTTCGCAACCTTCTGGCGGAGAAACTGCGTACGGAAAACGCCGAACTGCGCAAGAGACTTGGGCTGGATTAA
- a CDS encoding NodA family N-acyltransferase — protein MRSQVQWTLRWESELQLDDHVELASFFRNTYGPTGAFNAKPFEGSRSWAGARPELRAIGHDSNGIAAHMGLLRRFIKVGEVDLLVAELGLYGVRPDLEGLGISHSLRVMYPVLQQLGVPFGFGAVRHALQRHVERFGRHFPAAVLSGIRVRSTLPDARLDLPPTRMEDVLVVVLPVGSAMSDWPTATLIDRNGPEL, from the coding sequence GTGCGCTCTCAGGTGCAATGGACGCTGCGCTGGGAAAGTGAATTGCAACTCGACGACCATGTCGAACTCGCAAGCTTCTTTCGCAACACTTATGGTCCGACTGGTGCTTTTAACGCAAAGCCATTCGAAGGCAGTAGGAGTTGGGCCGGAGCCAGACCTGAGCTTAGAGCAATCGGCCACGACTCAAACGGTATAGCGGCGCACATGGGCTTGCTTCGTCGGTTCATTAAGGTTGGTGAGGTCGATCTTCTGGTGGCTGAGTTGGGTCTATATGGAGTACGACCGGACCTTGAGGGCCTTGGAATCAGCCACTCACTTCGCGTCATGTATCCAGTATTGCAGCAACTTGGTGTCCCATTCGGTTTCGGTGCGGTTCGGCACGCGTTGCAAAGACACGTGGAAAGATTCGGCCGACACTTCCCGGCGGCCGTTCTGTCGGGGATTCGCGTGCGGTCTACGCTCCCAGACGCGCGTCTCGACCTGCCCCCCACGCGCATGGAAGACGTACTCGTGGTTGTTTTGCCGGTCGGATCGGCCATGTCTGATTGGCCGACCGCCACGCTTATTGATCGGAACGGGCCAGAGCTGTGA
- a CDS encoding response regulator, whose amino-acid sequence MKHVLVIDDDVAMRHLITEYLTMHAYKVTAVTDSWQFNRVLTCDAVDLAVVDLNLGREDGLDIVRNLATKSDVPIITISGDRVEEAEKVVALELGATDFVAKPFGMREFLARIRVALRERPISRRTKDRRSFHFAGWTLNLKQRRMISEHSGEVKLTSGEFNLLIAFLEKPRDVLSREQLLFASRVRGEEVYDRSVDVFILRLRRKLEADPANPLLIKTCRGAGYFFDADVEISYGGNWTPCSLAADVASSAAMTRQPEKRTGRSIHSFPDRS is encoded by the coding sequence TTGAAACATGTTCTTGTCATCGATGACGATGTCGCCATGCGGCACCTCATTACCGAGTATCTCACAATGCACGCCTATAAGGTAACCGCAGTGACGGATAGTTGGCAGTTCAATCGCGTGCTCACATGCGATGCGGTCGATCTTGCTGTTGTTGATCTTAATCTAGGTCGTGAGGATGGGCTCGACATCGTCCGCAATTTGGCAACTAAATCCGATGTTCCCATAATTACCATCAGCGGCGATCGTGTCGAGGAGGCTGAGAAAGTTGTTGCACTGGAGCTTGGAGCAACTGATTTCGTAGCTAAGCCTTTTGGAATGCGAGAATTCTTAGCGCGCATCCGAGTAGCGTTGCGCGAGCGCCCGATCAGTCGCAGGACAAAGGATCGACGCTCGTTTCATTTCGCCGGTTGGACGCTCAATCTCAAGCAACGCCGGATGATCTCCGAACACAGCGGCGAGGTCAAGCTGACGTCTGGTGAGTTCAATCTCCTAATCGCCTTCCTGGAAAAACCACGCGACGTTTTATCCAGAGAACAGCTTCTGTTTGCGAGCCGGGTGCGTGGAGAAGAGGTATATGACCGAAGCGTTGATGTCTTTATCTTGCGGTTGCGCCGAAAACTGGAGGCTGATCCGGCTAACCCTCTTCTGATTAAAACATGCCGGGGTGCGGGTTATTTCTTCGACGCTGACGTGGAAATCAGCTACGGGGGCAACTGGACCCCCTGCTCCCTGGCCGCTGACGTTGCAAGCTCCGCGGCCATGACCCGGCAACCGGAGAAGCGAACCGGCCGGAGCATCCACTCGTTCCCAGACAGGTCGTAA
- the virB10 gene encoding type IV secretion system protein VirB10 has protein sequence MNDANPQSVHDVDASGSVVYDSPRRRLSGLQKLMVAGLILALSLCLIWLGGRSKAENDTSLPQTTVLTHTEPFRPSPIDIAPDPPATQQPAQPPAPAAEMSQPERDAEQPEKTPIFAYSSGDQGNSKPAQRVDIGHEHEDKEQDSSSLTGEAPVENDLSTRMKPTVLQPSRATLLPHPDFMITQGTTIPCILQTAIDTNLAGYVKCVLPQDVRGATGNVVLLDRGTTVVGEIQRGLQQGDSRVFVIWNRAVTPNHAVVSLASPGADELGRSGLPGTVDNHFWQRVGGAMLLSAVQGAFQAASSYAGSSGAGTSINGLQGNGEQTANTMLRASINIPPTLKKNQGDAVSIFVARDIDFSDVYELRTATGASRARNRQPSSR, from the coding sequence ATGAACGACGCCAATCCGCAATCTGTGCACGATGTGGATGCGTCCGGATCCGTGGTTTATGACTCACCTCGCCGGCGACTTTCGGGATTGCAGAAGCTGATGGTCGCAGGTTTGATTCTGGCGTTATCCTTATGTCTCATCTGGCTGGGTGGACGCTCAAAGGCAGAAAACGACACTTCCCTGCCTCAAACAACGGTTCTCACCCACACCGAGCCCTTTCGACCGTCGCCGATCGATATTGCTCCCGATCCCCCAGCAACCCAGCAGCCTGCGCAGCCGCCAGCTCCTGCGGCAGAGATGAGCCAGCCTGAACGCGATGCCGAACAGCCTGAGAAAACGCCGATTTTTGCCTATAGCAGCGGTGATCAAGGCAACAGCAAGCCGGCCCAACGAGTGGACATTGGCCACGAACACGAAGACAAGGAGCAAGACTCCTCCTCACTTACGGGCGAAGCTCCTGTCGAGAATGATCTTTCAACGCGGATGAAGCCGACTGTGCTGCAGCCTAGCCGGGCAACACTCTTACCGCACCCTGACTTCATGATTACGCAAGGAACGACTATTCCCTGCATTCTGCAAACAGCGATCGATACCAACTTGGCCGGTTACGTGAAATGCGTACTACCCCAGGACGTCCGCGGAGCAACTGGCAACGTTGTCCTCCTGGATCGCGGCACAACCGTCGTTGGCGAAATCCAGCGTGGCCTACAGCAAGGGGATTCACGCGTGTTCGTGATCTGGAATCGCGCCGTTACACCCAATCATGCCGTAGTGTCGCTCGCGTCACCAGGCGCTGACGAACTCGGTCGCTCGGGCCTGCCTGGCACGGTCGACAATCACTTCTGGCAACGCGTTGGCGGGGCAATGCTCTTGAGCGCCGTCCAGGGTGCTTTCCAGGCGGCCAGTAGTTACGCTGGCAGCTCAGGTGCCGGCACCAGCATTAACGGTTTGCAGGGGAATGGAGAACAGACCGCCAACACGATGCTAAGAGCGTCGATCAACATTCCACCCACTCTGAAAAAAAATCAGGGGGATGCGGTATCCATTTTTGTCGCGCGGGACATCGACTTCTCGGATGTATACGAGCTTCGGACAGCCACTGGGGCGTCGAGAGCGCGAAATCGGCAACCCTCGTCCAGATAG
- the virB9 gene encoding P-type conjugative transfer protein VirB9, with translation MRKEAFFTLACLLFITVGARAEDTPTAGKLDPRMRYLAYNPDEVVRLSTAVGATMVVTFGANETVTAVAVSNSNDLAALPRGNYLFFKASRVLPSQPVIVLTASDAGMRRYVFSISAKTMSGLDKEQPELYYSVQFAYPVDEAAARRKQAEQTSAAYRLRAEALYQRRAQDLLDKPASDSPSANNWRYVAQGDRSLMPLEVFDNGITTVFRFPGNVRIPSIYTINPDGKEATANYSVKGDYVEIPSVARGWRLRDGDTVLCIWNSAYDPIGRDPGTGTVRPDVWRVLKEPRR, from the coding sequence ATGAGGAAAGAAGCGTTTTTCACGCTGGCTTGTTTGCTTTTCATCACGGTGGGCGCGCGTGCGGAAGACACTCCTACGGCAGGCAAACTGGATCCCCGCATGCGCTATCTAGCCTACAACCCGGACGAGGTGGTGCGCCTGTCAACCGCTGTCGGGGCAACTATGGTTGTCACATTTGGGGCGAACGAGACCGTCACAGCCGTCGCCGTTTCCAACAGCAACGACCTCGCAGCCCTTCCGCGCGGCAACTATCTCTTCTTCAAGGCAAGTCGTGTCCTCCCCTCGCAGCCGGTCATCGTGCTGACAGCGAGCGACGCGGGTATGCGGCGCTATGTTTTCAGCATCTCTGCCAAGACCATGTCCGGGCTCGACAAAGAGCAGCCTGAACTCTACTACAGCGTACAATTCGCCTACCCTGTCGATGAAGCTGCGGCTCGGCGGAAGCAAGCGGAGCAGACGTCTGCCGCCTATCGCCTCCGAGCGGAAGCACTGTATCAACGCAGGGCTCAGGACTTATTAGATAAGCCGGCGAGCGACAGTCCGAGCGCCAACAATTGGCGTTATGTCGCCCAGGGGGATCGCTCGCTGATGCCCCTGGAAGTTTTTGACAACGGCATCACCACTGTATTCCGCTTTCCTGGCAATGTGCGCATACCGTCGATTTACACGATCAATCCAGACGGCAAGGAAGCCACAGCCAACTATTCGGTCAAAGGCGATTATGTCGAGATTCCCTCGGTCGCTCGTGGTTGGCGACTGAGAGATGGAGACACAGTGTTATGCATCTGGAATAGCGCGTACGATCCCATTGGCCGAGACCCGGGCACCGGCACGGTCAGGCCCGATGTTTGGCGCGTTCTAAAGGAGCCAAGGCGATGA